The following coding sequences are from one Acidobacteriota bacterium window:
- a CDS encoding class I SAM-dependent methyltransferase, with translation MDCPRCTLRYLSPRVAREDLGRLYEGGYWEGGGTGGGYASYAEMEALLAKTFARRLGWLGSPPAGGRLLDVGCGPGAGLDAARAAGWEAWGLDLSSEAVARASARHAGRVARGTLEDSPFPAGSFDAITAFDLVEHVYEPRRFAAALAAALKPGGSVLIATPNVESLLARATGRRWVSYKIPEHVTFFSRRTLADALAPPLTLVRAAPCGQHVSLPFLLERVAAALPAGGGLLRAAARARTLSGLTLYANSGSMLVRAVRAT, from the coding sequence GTGGACTGCCCACGCTGCACGCTGCGCTATCTCTCGCCGCGCGTCGCCCGCGAGGACCTCGGCCGTCTCTACGAGGGCGGCTACTGGGAGGGCGGCGGGACCGGGGGCGGGTACGCGTCGTACGCGGAGATGGAGGCGCTCCTCGCGAAGACGTTTGCGCGGCGGCTGGGCTGGCTCGGCTCTCCGCCCGCCGGCGGGCGCCTCCTCGACGTCGGGTGCGGGCCCGGCGCGGGCCTCGACGCGGCGCGCGCCGCCGGGTGGGAGGCCTGGGGACTCGACCTCTCCTCGGAGGCGGTCGCGCGCGCCTCGGCGCGGCACGCCGGGCGCGTGGCCAGGGGAACGCTCGAGGACTCCCCTTTTCCCGCCGGCTCCTTCGACGCGATCACCGCGTTCGACCTCGTCGAGCACGTGTACGAGCCCCGGCGTTTCGCGGCGGCCCTCGCGGCGGCCCTGAAGCCGGGCGGCAGCGTCCTCATCGCGACGCCGAACGTCGAGAGTCTCCTCGCGCGGGCGACCGGGCGCCGGTGGGTGTCCTATAAGATTCCCGAACACGTGACGTTTTTCTCGAGGAGGACGCTCGCCGACGCCCTCGCGCCGCCGCTGACGCTCGTGCGCGCCGCGCCCTGCGGGCAGCACGTCTCGCTTCCCTTCCTCCTCGAGCGCGTCGCCGCGGCGCTGCCGGCGGGCGGCGGGCTCCTCCGCGCGGCCGCGCGCGCCCGGACGCTCTCGGGCCTCACCCTCTACGCGAACTCGGGCTCCATGCTCGTCCGCGCCGTTCGCGCGACGTGA
- a CDS encoding UbiA prenyltransferase family protein: protein MLTATTYLRALRPAQWVKNLFVLAPVLFGKVADRGDLAGRTAAVAAAFCALASALYLLNDVKDAEADRQHPVKKDRPVASGALAPGIALAMAAVLGPLAILAVFLAAPAALPATLVYAGVTVLYSLGLKKVALLDVFIVASGYVLRVLAGSAAAQVKASHWLLLCTFFLALFLALSKRRSELAARGAAGRESLKDVPVGLLEAFENTALGTTIVCYALYTVAPETIAWFGTDRLLVTVPIVLFGLFRWRLIETRGGGEDATSDLFTDAGLLATVVIWGTVCAALIYGPGRS from the coding sequence ATCCTGACCGCCACGACGTACCTCCGCGCGCTTCGGCCCGCCCAGTGGGTCAAGAACCTCTTCGTCCTCGCGCCAGTCCTGTTCGGCAAGGTCGCGGACCGCGGGGACCTGGCCGGCCGGACGGCGGCCGTGGCCGCCGCCTTCTGCGCGCTCGCGTCGGCGCTCTACCTCCTGAACGACGTCAAGGACGCCGAGGCGGACCGGCAGCACCCCGTCAAGAAGGACCGGCCGGTCGCGTCGGGCGCGCTCGCGCCGGGGATCGCCCTCGCGATGGCCGCTGTCCTTGGGCCGCTCGCGATTCTCGCCGTGTTCCTCGCCGCCCCCGCGGCGCTCCCGGCGACGCTCGTGTACGCGGGCGTCACGGTCCTCTACTCGCTCGGCCTCAAGAAGGTCGCCCTCCTCGACGTCTTCATCGTCGCGTCCGGATATGTGCTGCGCGTCCTCGCGGGCTCGGCGGCCGCGCAGGTCAAGGCGTCACACTGGCTGCTGCTCTGCACGTTCTTCCTCGCTCTCTTCCTCGCGCTCAGCAAGCGTCGCAGCGAGCTCGCCGCCCGCGGCGCGGCCGGGCGCGAGTCGCTGAAGGACGTGCCGGTCGGCCTCCTCGAGGCGTTCGAGAACACCGCGCTCGGAACCACGATCGTCTGCTACGCGCTCTACACCGTCGCGCCGGAGACGATCGCGTGGTTCGGGACGGACCGGCTGCTCGTGACCGTGCCGATCGTCCTCTTCGGCCTCTTCCGCTGGCGCCTCATCGAGACGCGCGGAGGCGGCGAGGACGCGACCTCGGACCTCTTCACGGACGCCGGCCTGCTCGCGACCGTTGTGATCTGGGGCACGGTTTGCGCGGCGCTGATTTACGGGCCCGGACGGAGCTAG
- a CDS encoding Rieske 2Fe-2S domain-containing protein: MASRRAFTFTALAAGAAAFTSVAGAALAFALSPLVRRASAAGAALDLGAAKDFDAVASGALGAAEVVVEHKIEDGTMTRKVKERLAVVKDASSPSGLAAVSTTCTHLGCGVAWSAAKKAFLCPCHGGAYGADGRVLAGPPPRPLAKVPLVLAGGRVTVDPAAFEA; encoded by the coding sequence ATGGCGTCGAGGCGCGCGTTCACGTTCACCGCTCTCGCCGCCGGCGCCGCCGCGTTCACGTCGGTGGCCGGCGCTGCTCTCGCGTTCGCGCTCTCGCCGCTCGTGCGTCGCGCGTCCGCCGCGGGCGCGGCGCTGGACCTCGGCGCCGCGAAGGACTTCGACGCCGTCGCGAGCGGCGCCCTCGGCGCGGCGGAGGTCGTCGTCGAGCACAAAATCGAGGACGGCACCATGACGCGCAAGGTCAAGGAGCGCCTCGCGGTCGTGAAGGACGCGTCTTCGCCGTCCGGCCTCGCGGCCGTCTCGACGACGTGCACGCACCTCGGGTGCGGCGTCGCGTGGAGCGCGGCGAAGAAGGCGTTCCTCTGTCCCTGCCACGGCGGCGCGTACGGCGCCGACGGGCGCGTCCTCGCCGGCCCGCCGCCGCGGCCGCTCGCGAAGGTTCCGCTCGTGCTCGCGGGAGGGCGGGTCACGGTCGACCCGGCGGCGTTCGAAGCATGA
- a CDS encoding cytochrome bc complex cytochrome b subunit, with the protein MKRLLEFLESRAGASSLWRKFADEPVSVRRAWLFTLGSAALFALVVQVVTGLALALSYAPTPDHAWESVRAIQTKLPAGAVVRGLHHWGSSAMVVLAALHLARTFLYGAYKKPRELNWLVGVALLLLILAFGFTGYLLPWDQKAYWATVVGTKVPSALPVVGPAAARVMAGGSAVGAATLTRFYAVHVILLPILTLGLVAAHLLLLRKHGHAGPTSEPDPRQPFFPYQAARDAVAGLAVVILLFALAFGSPAPLERLADPSDTSYVPRPEWYFLPLFQLLKFFQGPLEPIGTAVLPGVSMLLLALVPWLDRGASRSPRDRKPVLALGALVGAGILALLVFGALDAPKAKARSGLGSGDVPDPRVLGGLASYERRQCASCHGVEGVLAPGAPAGSVPLAMRSHALAGDALVSHVKEKTPKPAPRPRKAARTPTRTFRRCSATWRR; encoded by the coding sequence ATGAAGCGTCTTTTGGAATTCCTCGAGTCGCGGGCGGGCGCGTCGTCGCTCTGGCGGAAGTTCGCCGACGAACCCGTGTCCGTGCGGCGGGCATGGCTCTTCACGCTCGGCTCGGCCGCGCTCTTCGCGCTCGTCGTCCAGGTCGTCACCGGCCTCGCGCTCGCGCTCTCCTATGCGCCGACGCCGGACCACGCGTGGGAGAGCGTGAGGGCGATCCAGACGAAGCTCCCTGCGGGCGCGGTCGTGCGCGGCCTCCACCACTGGGGCTCCTCCGCGATGGTCGTCCTCGCCGCGCTCCACCTCGCGCGCACGTTTCTCTATGGCGCATACAAGAAGCCGCGCGAGCTGAACTGGCTCGTCGGCGTCGCGCTGCTCCTCCTCATCCTCGCGTTCGGCTTCACGGGGTATCTCCTCCCGTGGGACCAGAAGGCGTACTGGGCGACCGTCGTCGGCACGAAGGTCCCGTCGGCGCTGCCCGTCGTCGGCCCGGCCGCCGCGCGGGTCATGGCCGGCGGGAGCGCCGTCGGCGCCGCGACGCTCACGCGCTTTTACGCCGTGCACGTGATTCTTCTGCCGATTCTCACGCTCGGTCTCGTCGCCGCGCACCTTCTCCTCCTCCGCAAGCACGGCCACGCGGGGCCCACGTCGGAGCCCGACCCGCGGCAGCCGTTCTTTCCGTACCAGGCCGCGCGCGACGCCGTCGCCGGCCTCGCGGTCGTGATTCTGCTGTTCGCGCTCGCCTTCGGCTCGCCCGCGCCGCTCGAGCGCCTCGCGGACCCGTCGGACACGTCGTACGTGCCGCGGCCGGAGTGGTATTTCCTTCCGCTCTTCCAGCTCCTGAAATTCTTCCAGGGGCCGCTCGAGCCGATCGGCACGGCGGTCCTTCCCGGGGTGTCGATGCTGCTTCTCGCCCTCGTCCCGTGGCTCGACCGCGGAGCGTCGCGCAGCCCGCGCGACCGCAAGCCCGTCCTCGCCCTTGGCGCGCTCGTCGGCGCCGGAATCCTCGCGCTCCTCGTCTTCGGGGCGCTCGACGCGCCGAAGGCGAAGGCGCGCTCGGGCCTCGGGTCGGGCGACGTGCCGGACCCGCGCGTCCTCGGCGGCCTCGCCTCGTACGAGCGGCGCCAGTGCGCGTCCTGCCACGGCGTCGAGGGCGTGCTGGCTCCGGGCGCGCCGGCCGGTTCGGTCCCGCTCGCGATGCGGTCGCACGCGCTGGCCGGCGACGCGCTGGTTTCGCACGTGAAGGAGAAGACGCCGAAGCCCGCGCCCCGGCCGAGGAAGGCGGCGAGGACCCCGACAAGGACGTTCCGTCGATGCTCGGCTACGTGGCGGCGCTGA
- a CDS encoding cbb3-type cytochrome c oxidase subunit II, with amino-acid sequence MLGYVAALKDGATFAGIPEPIRLGGATIDREDCRQCHQIYGEGGRRGPALQHLPGKRDKAWLVEHFKDPKKLVEGSKMPKYAYLSEAELAAMADYLLALP; translated from the coding sequence ATGCTCGGCTACGTGGCGGCGCTGAAGGACGGCGCGACGTTCGCGGGCATTCCCGAGCCGATCCGCCTCGGCGGCGCGACGATCGACCGCGAGGACTGCCGCCAGTGCCACCAGATCTACGGCGAGGGCGGCCGCCGAGGCCCCGCGCTCCAGCACCTCCCCGGCAAGCGCGACAAGGCCTGGCTCGTCGAGCACTTCAAGGACCCGAAGAAGCTCGTCGAGGGCTCGAAGATGCCGAAGTACGCGTATCTCTCGGAGGCCGAGCTCGCCGCGATGGCCGACTACCTCCTCGCGCTGCCGTGA
- a CDS encoding carbon-nitrogen hydrolase family protein: MSGATVRIALATPRYPESPEESVRIVEELVARAAEEGAAIVCFPECYVPGYRGLGRTPPPADAVLLERAWNRVAAAAAKAKIAVVLGTERVEGDALYATALVIGHDGARIGFQDKVQLDPSEDETYTPGTSRRVFTVGPLTFSVAICHEGWRYPETVRFAARHGAQVVFHPHLELGGPDAYAPATFADPKNTFHEKALLCRAAENTIWIASVNYAAEGSATTSAFVKPDGTLLAFQPYGKEGLLVAELDLSLATGLLAKRLRTV; this comes from the coding sequence GTGAGCGGAGCGACGGTCCGCATCGCCCTCGCGACCCCGCGTTACCCGGAGTCTCCGGAGGAGTCCGTTCGGATCGTGGAAGAGCTCGTCGCGCGCGCCGCGGAAGAAGGTGCGGCGATCGTCTGCTTCCCGGAGTGCTACGTCCCGGGCTACCGCGGGCTCGGAAGGACGCCGCCTCCAGCGGACGCGGTACTTCTCGAGAGAGCATGGAATCGCGTCGCGGCGGCCGCGGCGAAGGCGAAGATCGCCGTCGTCCTCGGTACGGAGCGCGTCGAGGGGGATGCGCTTTACGCGACGGCGCTCGTGATCGGGCACGACGGCGCGCGGATCGGCTTCCAGGACAAGGTGCAGCTGGACCCGAGCGAGGACGAAACGTACACGCCGGGAACCTCGCGCCGCGTCTTCACGGTCGGGCCGCTCACGTTCAGCGTCGCGATCTGCCACGAGGGCTGGCGCTACCCCGAGACGGTGCGCTTCGCGGCGCGCCACGGCGCGCAGGTCGTCTTCCACCCGCACCTGGAGCTGGGCGGTCCGGACGCGTATGCACCGGCGACGTTCGCGGACCCGAAGAACACGTTCCACGAGAAGGCGCTCCTCTGCCGCGCGGCCGAGAACACGATCTGGATCGCGTCCGTGAACTACGCGGCGGAGGGTTCGGCAACGACGTCGGCGTTCGTGAAGCCCGACGGCACGCTCCTCGCGTTCCAGCCGTACGGCAAGGAGGGCCTCCTCGTCGCAGAACTCGACCTCTCGCTCGCCACGGGCCTCCTCGCGAAGCGGCTTCGGACCGTCTGA
- a CDS encoding Arc family DNA-binding protein: MAQLLVRDLPEAVVRSLKVRAAKHGRSAEAEHRRILEEALLRKGPRGTLKEWLLAMPAGGTDADFARPLGRSQRARRVDL, translated from the coding sequence ATGGCCCAGCTTCTCGTGCGCGATCTTCCGGAGGCCGTCGTGCGTTCGCTGAAGGTGCGGGCGGCCAAGCACGGCCGCTCGGCCGAGGCCGAGCATCGCCGCATCCTCGAGGAGGCGCTGCTTCGGAAGGGACCGCGCGGCACTCTCAAGGAGTGGCTCCTCGCGATGCCCGCGGGCGGGACGGACGCCGACTTCGCCAGGCCCCTCGGCCGCTCTCAGCGCGCCCGCCGCGTCGACTTGTGA